From Danio rerio strain Tuebingen ecotype United States chromosome 7, GRCz12tu, whole genome shotgun sequence, the proteins below share one genomic window:
- the orc6 gene encoding origin recognition complex subunit 6 isoform X1, whose amino-acid sequence MDKELFRKLASKIGITSIKVLSQAEEYMRLSQVKCVGLGSGTATSKAVICLELAATAMKFPLDKEYAIKLSGLNPKVYSSNLKTMECMLGLQSNLGLRDLAVQFGCLEAVKVASQILQRYETSLPAAQQQDLDLTKPLFTTAALYTACKCMKIRTDRKLASSSGAKKSIFDRLCAQFQKFGQEICNEASSLEKPVKGTQKRQKTLTEMLEMEDDDKPLTSPKQERVEKTEEEETHHYEEWKRKILENALKAKAVDS is encoded by the exons ATGGATAAAGAGTTGTTTCGTAAGCTTGCTTCGAAGATTGGGATAACATCGATTAAAGTGTTAAG TCAAGCAGAGGAGTACATGCGATTATCCCAAGTGAAATGTGTCGGCTTGGGTTCTGGGACTGCAACCAGCAAAGCTGTTATTTGTCTTGAATTGGCAGCGACTGCAATGAAGTTTCCTCTGGACAAG GAGTATGCCATCAAACTGTCTGGACTGAATCCTAAGGTCTACTCCAGCAATTTGAAGACTATGGAGTGCATGCTGGGCCTGCAGTCAAACCTGGGTCTCCGAGATCTAGCAGTCCAGTTTGGGTGTTTAGAAGCAGTTAAAGTGGCTTCTCAAATCCTTCAGCG GTATGAGACCAGTTTGCCTGCAGCTCAGCAGCAAGATCTTGACTTGACGAAGCCTCTCTTTACCACAGCGGCTCTGTATACAGCATGCAA GTGCATGAAAATCAGAACTGACAGGAAATTAGCCTCTTCATCTGGAGCCAAGAAGAGCATCTTTGACCGGCTCTGTGCACAGTTTCAGAAATTTGGACAGGAGATCTGCA ATGAGGCTTCGTCTTTGGAGAAACCAGTCAAAGGCACTCAAAAGAGGCAGAAGACACTCACTGAAATGCTGGAAATGGAAGATG ATGATAAACCTCTGACGTCTCCCAAGCAAGAGCGGGTTGAGAAGACTGAGGAGGAGGAGACTCACCACTATGAGGAGTGGAAGAGAAAAATCCTGGAAAATGCATTAAAAGCAAAAGCTGTAGATTCCTGA